One genomic region from Gadus morhua chromosome 9, gadMor3.0, whole genome shotgun sequence encodes:
- the zpd gene encoding zona pellucida glycoprotein d isoform X2: MAINSITLTLVLCVLLGLDRGGALGICSVSHCKDPARCAMYPSGTVCKCTKGFYGDQCDKDAKLKVLCGKDFITMRMAEDFFKYYEIPLDSLRLPNKSCRAQREVIGGVPYYMARISKEKYALCGGKPLEKNITHIAYSLTLLSAAQVVGNIVRDPVIRIDYTCVYPYTRSVSLAFPVIPLSSETLMRMDEMDAKVEMALYTDANFTSAYSHAPTIHLRNKVYVEVKVTEPEDFFVLGVDECWASQSSEPDATGQAVHSLLHRGCVTDDTVTILHRNASAGSSEGGSLTRFSFDMFRFVSEPHDLYLHCSVQLCEPDDHALCTPSCKSIIKREALRADNAHGLLSYGPIRVEMPDPPQPSLLKMVILPLAGIWTVGLFLLILLIVAKSGRRRIEDPVL, translated from the exons ATGGCTATTAACAGCATAACG CTGACCCTGGTCCTCTGCGTTCTCCTCGGGCTAGACCGCGGCGGAGCTCTGG GAATCTGCAGTGTATCACACTGCAAGGACCCCGCACGGTGCGCGATGTATCCGAGCGGAACTGTGTGCAAGTGCACCAAAGGGTTCTATGGAGATCAGTGCGATAAAG ACGCCAAACTGAAAGTGCTCTGCGGCAAGGACTTCATAACGATGCGAATGGCTGAGGACTTTTTCAAATACTATGAAATTCCTCTCGACTCCCTGCGTCTGCCCAACAAGTCCTGCCGAGCCCAGAGGGAGGTGATAGGCGGCGTGCCGTACTACATGGCCCGGATATCCAAAGAGAAGTATGCTTTGTGTGGAGGCAAGCCGCTGGAG AAAAACATCACTCACATCGCCTACTCGTTGACCCTGCTGTCAGCAGCCCAAGTGGTGGGAAACATCGTGCGTGACCCGGTCATCAGAATAGACTACACGTGTGTCTACCCTTACACCCGGAGTGTCAGTCTGGCTTTCCCAGTCATACCTTTATCcag TGAGACGCTGATGCGTATGGACGAGATGGACGCCAAGGTGGAGATGGCTTTGTACACGGACGCCAACTTCACCTCGGCCTACAGCCACGCCCCCACCATCCACCTGAGGAACAAG GTGTacgtggaggtgaaggtgacgGAGCCCGAGGATTTCTTCGTGCTGGGAGTGGACGAGTGCTGGGCCAGCCAGTCCTCTGAGCCCGACGCCACCGGCCAGGCCGTCCACAGCCTGCTCCACAGAGG GTGCGTGACCGACGACACCGTCACCATTCTGCACCGGAACGCCAGCGCGGGCTCGAGCGAGGGCGGTTCCCTGACGCGCTTCTCCTTCGACATGTTCCGCTTCGTGTCGGAGCCGCACGACCTCTACCTGCACTGCTCCGTCCAGCTGTGTGAACCCGACGACCACGCCCTCTGCACGCCC AGCTGTAAATCCATCATCAAGCGCGAGGCGCTGAGGGCCGACAACGCTCACGGCCTGCTGTCCTACGGACCAATCAGAGTAGAGATGCCCGACCCACCGCAGCCCA gtcTGCTGAAGATGGTGATTCTGCCCTTGGCTGGAATCTGGACCGtgggcctcttcctcctcatcctcctcatcgtcgCCAAGTCAGGCCGCAGGAGGATAGAAGACCCGGTGCTTTGA
- the mmp15a gene encoding matrix metalloproteinase-15, which yields MWAPRPRRACPETLKQTLRALVLLLCLLVVSSSEDQEGINAESWLRQFGYLSQASRQMSTLHSSQVLAKAIADMQRFYGLQVTGIMDPATVRAMRQPRCGLPDRTPDEVHQGSRRRRYTLTGQQWDKDDLTYSLLKQNIPASLGAGRAAAALRRAFDVWSQATPLTFQEVPADDNNIHNNNNNGVVSGNGSASAPLADILLLFASGFHGDMSLFDGEGGSLAHAYYPGPGMGGDTHFDADEPWTLDHEDPTGIDLFLVAVHELGHALGLEHSDHPDAVMAPLYTWTPTHNFTLSPDDRSAIQYIYGPPRATNAPPTSAPVPPPDGEPDRPASVPPPPPEAEPTVPPPRDPPPPPPRAPTRRPPTEPTTRGPDLRPPAPPRPTVPEVQPQPVTPAMTPEAPRLPPQPPPERPRPPKRPDHLAPDICEGDFDSVTVLRGEMFVFKGRWFWRVRRNRVLDNYPMPISVFWNGLPDDIDAAYERHDGKFVFFKGEQYWVFREADVLPGYPQPLRSYGRGLPEDRIDTVIWWEPNEHTYFFKGDRYWRYHEEARQTDKDFPKALSRWGKIPSSPRGVFLSDDGAHTYFYKGSSYWRFDNRRGVADPGYPRSVLRDFMGCRNAPDPPPETETETERTQPAAPPPPPPPGVDPRSPTRRDRDRDAADVPGRGGAGDGGREEEEEEEVVVEHEVVVMVPEDGSKVMTLVMVVVPLVLVVCILVLVYAILRSLQKKETPRVLVHCKRSLQDWV from the exons ATGTGGGCTCCCCGTCCCAGAAGAGCCTGTCCCGAGACCTTGAAGCAAACCTTGAGGGCGCTGGTGCTGCTTCTCTGTCTCTTAGTGGTCTCCAGCTCAGAAGATCAGGAGGGAATCAATGCCGAG TCATGGTTACGTCAGTTCGGCTACCTGTCCCAGGCCAGTAGGCAGATGTCCACCTTGCACTCCTCCCAGGTTCTGGCCAAGGCCATCGCAGACATGCAGCGCTTCTACGGCCTGCAGGTGACCGGGATTATGGACCCCGCTACTGTCAg ggccaTGCGTCAGCCCCGGTGTGGTCTACCAGACAGGACACCAGATGAGGTCCACCAGGGCTCCAGAAGGAGACGATACACTCTGACGGGACAGCAATGGGACAAAGACGACCTCAcctacag CCTGCTGAAGCAGAACATCCCGGCCTCCCTGGGGGCGGGGCGTGCGGCCGCCGCCCTCCGCAGGGCCTTCGACGTGTGGAgccaggccacgcccctcaCCTTCCAGGAGGTACCCGCCGACGACAACaacatccacaacaacaacaacaacggcgtCGTCAGCGGCAACGGCAGCGCCTCGGCTCCGCTGGCCGACATTCTGCTGCTCTTCGCCTCCGGTTTCCACGGCGACATGTCCCTGtttgacggggagggggggtccctGGCGCACGCCTACTACCCCGGCCCGGGGATGGGGGGCGACACTCACTTTGACGCCGACGAGCCCTGGACCCTGGACCACGAGGACCCCACAG GTATAGACCTCTTCCTGGTGGCGGTCCACGAGCTGGGCCACGCCCTGGGGCTGGAGCACTCGGACCACCCGGATGCCGTCATGGCTCCGTTGTACACCTGGACCCCAACGCACAACTTCACCTTGTCCCCGGACGACCGCAGCGCCATACAGTACATCTACG gcccgccCCGTGCCACCAACGCCCCGCCCACCTCCGCCCCGGTCCCGCCCCCGGACGGCGAACCCGACCGCCCCgcctccgtccccccccccccgccggaaGCGGAGCCCACCGTACCGCCTCCCCgggaccccccgcccccacccccgcgGGCCCCCACCCGCCGGCCCCCCACCGAGCCCACCACCCGCGGccctgacctccgacccccaGCGCCTCCCAGGCCCACCGTCCCGGAGGTCCAGCCGCAGCCCGTCACCCCGGCGATGACACCGGaagccccccgcctccccccacaGCCTCCTCCCGAGCGCCCCCGCCCCCCGAAGCGGCCGGACCACCTGGCCCCGGACATCTGCGAGGGGGACTTTGACTCGGTGACCGTCCTGAGGGGGGAGATGTTTGTCTTCAAG GGTCGCTGGTTCTGGCGCGTCCGTAGGAACCGGGTCCTGGACAACTATCCCATGCCCATCTCCGTCTTCTGGAACGGGTTACCCGATGACATCGACGCTGCGTACGAACGCCACGATGGGAAATTTGTCTTCTTCAAAG gagaGCAGTACTGGGTGTTCCGGGAGGCTGACGTGTTGCCCGGATACCCCCAACCCCTCCGGTCGTACGGTCGGGGCCTTCCCGAGGACCGCATCGACACGGTGATCTGGTGGGAGCCCAACGAACACACCTACTTCTTCAAGGGAGACAG atactGGAGGTACCACGAGGAGGCCAGGCAGACGGACAAGGACTTCCCCAAAGCGCTGAGCCGGTGGGGGAagatcccctcctccccacggGGGGTCTTCCTCAGCGATGACGGAG ccCACACCTACTTCTACAAAGGCAGCAGCTACTGGCGCTTCGACAACCGCAGGGGGGTGGCGGACCCCGGCTACCCCCGCTCCGTCCTCCGGGACTTCATGGGCTGCCGGAACGCCCCGGACCCCCCGCCCGAGACCGAGACGGAGACGGAGCGCACGCAACCGGccgcgcccccgcccccgcccccgcccgggGTCGACCCCCGCAGCCCCACCCGCCGCGACCGCGACCGAGACGCGGCGGACGTCCCGGGCCGGGGAGGGGCGGGCGACggggggcgggaggaggaggaggaggaggaggtggtggtggagcacgaggtggtggtgatggtgcccGAGGACGGGTCGAAGGTCATGAcgctggtgatggtggtggtgccgctggtgctggtggtctgTATCCTGGTGCTGGTGTACGCCATCCTGCGCTCGCTGCAGAAGAAGGAGACGCCCCGCGTGCTGGTGCACTGCAAGCGCTCGCTACAGGACTGGGTctga
- the sv2 gene encoding synaptic vesicle glycoprotein 2C codes for MSRRGCSEDSEARQTLLSSSESEPEEVHSDGGEDILYSSQRIPSHDDQGSAPRRLTYEEAVEEAGFGVFHGLLLLVCGWANASDAVEILCVSFLLPTARCDLQLSSSDMGLLTASIFLGMMVGGYLWGYLADLRGRKRVLIVSLSVNGVFGALASLAPWFWLFLLMRFISGVGVGGSIPVIFSYFSEFLPRLRRGAMISSLATFWMAGNILAAGLAWWVIPASWAHVQLGPLTMQSWRVFVVLCSVPSLSSALLFSLMMPESPKFLMEAGRKKEALHVFRVMFSVNHWRSSKTFPMFGLVTSSPRSQTRVSSQASCCGRLLEMGLAPIRQIFSGPLRSRSFVLLVVFYTISFGYYGLWMWFPELFKRTEDGGSPCANVSRVPQLLNQSYCYPPNTAVYMEGFIVAASNLPGNIFTIFVMDRVGGKTLLSCSLMVSSVSVFFIYVVQTKAGSLVLSCIFSGVSVIGWNALDVVGTELYPTQLRSSALGFFTGVGRVAAITGNVVFGSLVDSNCAVPILLVSALLLAGGLVALLLPQTKQTDLS; via the exons ATGTCTCGCCGCGGATGTTCAGAGGACTCGGAAGCCAGGCAAACTCTTCTCAGCAGCAGTGAGTCGGAGCCAGAAGAAGTGCATTCAGATGGAG GTGAAGACATATTGTATAGTAGCCAACGCATCCCCTCTCACGATGACCAGGGAAGTGCACCAAGAAGGTTAACCTATGAGGAAGCAGTTGAAGAAGCAG GTTTTGGGGTGTTCcacgggctgctgctgctggtgtgtgGCTGGGCCAACGCCAGCGATGCGGTGGAgatcctgtgtgtgtccttcctgTTGCCCACGGCACGCTGCGACCTGCAGCTCAGCTCCTCCGACATGGGGCTGTTGACTGCCAGCATCTTCCTGG GAATGATGGTGGGAGGCTACCTGTGGGGGTACCTGGCTGACCTGAGGGGGCGCAAGAGAGTCTTAATCGTGTCTCTGAGCGTTAACGGTGTGTTTGGTGCCCTGGCGAGCTTGGCCCCGTGGTTCTGGCTTTTCCTGCTAATGCGGTTCATCAGTGGTGTGGG GGTGGGAGGCTCCATCCCGGTCATCTTCTCCTACTTCTCGGAGTTCCTGCCCCGTCTCAGACGAGGAGCCATGATCAGCTCGCTGGCCACCTTCTGGATGGCCGGAAACATCCTGGCTGCAG GTCTGGCCTGGTGGGTGATCCCTGCGTCCTGGGCTCATGTCCAGCTGGGGCCGCTGACCATGCAGAGCTGGAGGGTCTTCGTGGTGCTGTGCTCGGTCCCTAGCCTCAGTTCAGCGCTGCTCTTCAGCCTCATGATGCCCGAGAGCCCCAAGTTCCTCATGGAG GCTGGACGGAAGAAGGAGGCGCTCCATGTGTTCCGTGTGATGTTTTCCGTGAACCACTGGAGATCCAGCAAAACCTTTCCG ATGTTTGGCCTGGTCACGAGTTCCCCGCGCTCGCAGACGCGCGTGAGCAGCCAGGCGTCCTGCTGTGGCCGCCTGCTGGAAATG GGCCTGGCTCCCATCAGACAGATTTTCTCTGGCCCCCTGAGATCTAGGAGTTTTGTCCTCCTGGTGGTCTTCTACACCATCTCCTTCGG GTACTACGGGTTGTGGATGTGGTTCCCGGAGCTGTTTAAACGGACTGAAGATGGAGGCTCCCCGTGTGCCAACGTGTCCCGCGTGCCCCAGCTCCTGAACCAGTCCTACTGTTACCCGCCCAACACAGCAG TTTATATGGAGGGCTTCATCGTTGCCGCCTCAAACCTACCCGGCAACATCTTCACCATCTTCGTGATGGACCGCGTCGGAGGAAAGACGCTGCTCT CCTGCAGTCTGATGGTGTCCAGTGTGAGCGTGTTCTTCATCTACGTGGTCCAGACCAAGGCCGGCAGCTTGGTTCTGTCCTGCATCTTCAGCGGGGTGTCTGTGATCGGCTGGAACGCCCTGGACGTGGTGGGCACGGAGCTCTACCCCACCCAGCTACG GTCCTCTGCGCTGGGCTTCTTCACGGGGGTGGGGCGCGTGGCGGCCATCACGGGGAACGTGGTGTTCGGCAGCCTGGTGGACAGTAACTGCGCCGTGCCCATCCTCCTGGTGTCGGCCCTGCTGTTGGCCGGGGGCCTGGTGGCCCTTCTGCTCCCCCAGACCAAGCAGACGGACCTCAGCTGA
- the zpd gene encoding zona pellucida glycoprotein d isoform X3 translates to MYPSGTVCKCTKGFYGDQCDKDAKLKVLCGKDFITMRMAEDFFKYYEIPLDSLRLPNKSCRAQREVIGGVPYYMARISKEKYALCGGKPLEKNITHIAYSLTLLSAAQVVGNIVRDPVIRIDYTCVYPYTRSVSLAFPVIPLSSETLMRMDEMDAKVEMALYTDANFTSAYSHAPTIHLRNKVYVEVKVTEPEDFFVLGVDECWASQSSEPDATGQAVHSLLHRGCVTDDTVTILHRNASAGSSEGGSLTRFSFDMFRFVSEPHDLYLHCSVQLCEPDDHALCTPSCKSIIKREALRADNAHGLLSYGPIRVEMPDPPQPIGLLKMVILPLAGIWTVGLFLLILLIVAKSGRRRIEDPVL, encoded by the exons ATGTATCCGAGCGGAACTGTGTGCAAGTGCACCAAAGGGTTCTATGGAGATCAGTGCGATAAAG ACGCCAAACTGAAAGTGCTCTGCGGCAAGGACTTCATAACGATGCGAATGGCTGAGGACTTTTTCAAATACTATGAAATTCCTCTCGACTCCCTGCGTCTGCCCAACAAGTCCTGCCGAGCCCAGAGGGAGGTGATAGGCGGCGTGCCGTACTACATGGCCCGGATATCCAAAGAGAAGTATGCTTTGTGTGGAGGCAAGCCGCTGGAG AAAAACATCACTCACATCGCCTACTCGTTGACCCTGCTGTCAGCAGCCCAAGTGGTGGGAAACATCGTGCGTGACCCGGTCATCAGAATAGACTACACGTGTGTCTACCCTTACACCCGGAGTGTCAGTCTGGCTTTCCCAGTCATACCTTTATCcag TGAGACGCTGATGCGTATGGACGAGATGGACGCCAAGGTGGAGATGGCTTTGTACACGGACGCCAACTTCACCTCGGCCTACAGCCACGCCCCCACCATCCACCTGAGGAACAAG GTGTacgtggaggtgaaggtgacgGAGCCCGAGGATTTCTTCGTGCTGGGAGTGGACGAGTGCTGGGCCAGCCAGTCCTCTGAGCCCGACGCCACCGGCCAGGCCGTCCACAGCCTGCTCCACAGAGG GTGCGTGACCGACGACACCGTCACCATTCTGCACCGGAACGCCAGCGCGGGCTCGAGCGAGGGCGGTTCCCTGACGCGCTTCTCCTTCGACATGTTCCGCTTCGTGTCGGAGCCGCACGACCTCTACCTGCACTGCTCCGTCCAGCTGTGTGAACCCGACGACCACGCCCTCTGCACGCCC AGCTGTAAATCCATCATCAAGCGCGAGGCGCTGAGGGCCGACAACGCTCACGGCCTGCTGTCCTACGGACCAATCAGAGTAGAGATGCCCGACCCACCGCAGCCCA taggtcTGCTGAAGATGGTGATTCTGCCCTTGGCTGGAATCTGGACCGtgggcctcttcctcctcatcctcctcatcgtcgCCAAGTCAGGCCGCAGGAGGATAGAAGACCCGGTGCTTTGA
- the zpd gene encoding zona pellucida glycoprotein d isoform X1, with protein MAINSITLTLVLCVLLGLDRGGALGICSVSHCKDPARCAMYPSGTVCKCTKGFYGDQCDKDAKLKVLCGKDFITMRMAEDFFKYYEIPLDSLRLPNKSCRAQREVIGGVPYYMARISKEKYALCGGKPLEKNITHIAYSLTLLSAAQVVGNIVRDPVIRIDYTCVYPYTRSVSLAFPVIPLSSETLMRMDEMDAKVEMALYTDANFTSAYSHAPTIHLRNKVYVEVKVTEPEDFFVLGVDECWASQSSEPDATGQAVHSLLHRGCVTDDTVTILHRNASAGSSEGGSLTRFSFDMFRFVSEPHDLYLHCSVQLCEPDDHALCTPSCKSIIKREALRADNAHGLLSYGPIRVEMPDPPQPIGLLKMVILPLAGIWTVGLFLLILLIVAKSGRRRIEDPVL; from the exons ATGGCTATTAACAGCATAACG CTGACCCTGGTCCTCTGCGTTCTCCTCGGGCTAGACCGCGGCGGAGCTCTGG GAATCTGCAGTGTATCACACTGCAAGGACCCCGCACGGTGCGCGATGTATCCGAGCGGAACTGTGTGCAAGTGCACCAAAGGGTTCTATGGAGATCAGTGCGATAAAG ACGCCAAACTGAAAGTGCTCTGCGGCAAGGACTTCATAACGATGCGAATGGCTGAGGACTTTTTCAAATACTATGAAATTCCTCTCGACTCCCTGCGTCTGCCCAACAAGTCCTGCCGAGCCCAGAGGGAGGTGATAGGCGGCGTGCCGTACTACATGGCCCGGATATCCAAAGAGAAGTATGCTTTGTGTGGAGGCAAGCCGCTGGAG AAAAACATCACTCACATCGCCTACTCGTTGACCCTGCTGTCAGCAGCCCAAGTGGTGGGAAACATCGTGCGTGACCCGGTCATCAGAATAGACTACACGTGTGTCTACCCTTACACCCGGAGTGTCAGTCTGGCTTTCCCAGTCATACCTTTATCcag TGAGACGCTGATGCGTATGGACGAGATGGACGCCAAGGTGGAGATGGCTTTGTACACGGACGCCAACTTCACCTCGGCCTACAGCCACGCCCCCACCATCCACCTGAGGAACAAG GTGTacgtggaggtgaaggtgacgGAGCCCGAGGATTTCTTCGTGCTGGGAGTGGACGAGTGCTGGGCCAGCCAGTCCTCTGAGCCCGACGCCACCGGCCAGGCCGTCCACAGCCTGCTCCACAGAGG GTGCGTGACCGACGACACCGTCACCATTCTGCACCGGAACGCCAGCGCGGGCTCGAGCGAGGGCGGTTCCCTGACGCGCTTCTCCTTCGACATGTTCCGCTTCGTGTCGGAGCCGCACGACCTCTACCTGCACTGCTCCGTCCAGCTGTGTGAACCCGACGACCACGCCCTCTGCACGCCC AGCTGTAAATCCATCATCAAGCGCGAGGCGCTGAGGGCCGACAACGCTCACGGCCTGCTGTCCTACGGACCAATCAGAGTAGAGATGCCCGACCCACCGCAGCCCA taggtcTGCTGAAGATGGTGATTCTGCCCTTGGCTGGAATCTGGACCGtgggcctcttcctcctcatcctcctcatcgtcgCCAAGTCAGGCCGCAGGAGGATAGAAGACCCGGTGCTTTGA